The Sphingobacterium bambusae genome includes a window with the following:
- a CDS encoding efflux RND transporter periplasmic adaptor subunit, which produces MNKNFLFSALIIGSGLFWQSCGSGNESSKQQQGAPQGQPAVPVTTAVVEKQIVSGIKSYPGSVIPLQETKILAEVSGYVTKINVTDGASVSKGQVLYEIDRIRYQAAVDQAKAALEIAKATLQRGEKDLSRYQTLSEKDAIAKQTLDNAVTEVSNLKAQVQSAQAALTTAQTNLQRAVIRAPFSGVVGISLVRTGALVSPGTTEINTISTIDPITVEFQVSEREIAEFSAYQTGKSATEISVVLPDGTTYANLGKVTIIDRAVDPQTGTIKVRATFSNAQNALRAGMNLTINVKSTSTSEQNIIPFKAVQDQLGVYNVFVVNDSSQAEIRPVKLGLKVGEQVVVESGVEAGEKIIVDGLMNVRAGTKVAENAPTADKAAQK; this is translated from the coding sequence ATGAATAAGAACTTTTTATTTTCCGCTTTAATCATAGGTTCAGGATTGTTTTGGCAATCTTGTGGATCAGGCAATGAGTCGTCCAAGCAACAGCAGGGGGCACCTCAGGGGCAGCCGGCGGTTCCGGTAACCACCGCCGTTGTTGAAAAACAGATTGTATCCGGTATTAAGAGCTATCCAGGCAGCGTTATCCCTTTACAGGAAACGAAGATTCTTGCCGAAGTAAGTGGATATGTGACAAAAATAAACGTGACTGACGGTGCTTCGGTATCCAAAGGTCAGGTACTTTATGAAATTGACCGCATCCGGTATCAAGCAGCGGTAGATCAAGCAAAGGCTGCATTGGAAATTGCAAAAGCTACATTACAACGCGGAGAAAAAGATTTATCACGCTACCAAACCTTATCCGAAAAAGATGCGATTGCCAAACAAACATTGGATAATGCCGTTACGGAAGTGAGCAATCTCAAAGCGCAAGTTCAATCGGCACAAGCCGCACTTACGACAGCGCAAACAAACTTGCAACGTGCAGTGATCCGTGCTCCATTCAGTGGTGTAGTTGGCATCTCCCTCGTTCGTACGGGCGCGCTCGTATCTCCTGGAACAACGGAGATAAATACGATAAGCACCATCGACCCTATTACCGTAGAATTTCAGGTAAGTGAGCGCGAGATCGCTGAGTTTTCAGCATACCAAACAGGAAAATCAGCAACCGAGATCAGTGTGGTGTTGCCCGATGGAACGACTTATGCCAACCTTGGTAAGGTGACCATCATCGACAGAGCTGTAGATCCGCAAACTGGAACCATCAAAGTACGTGCAACATTTAGCAACGCACAAAATGCATTGCGTGCTGGCATGAACCTGACCATCAACGTAAAGAGCACGTCGACGAGCGAACAAAATATCATTCCATTCAAAGCAGTTCAAGATCAATTGGGTGTGTACAATGTCTTTGTAGTCAATGATAGTAGCCAAGCAGAAATCCGTCCGGTGAAACTGGGATTGAAAGTAGGTGAGCAAGTCGTTGTGGAGTCAGGTGTTGAAGCTGGCGAAAAAATTATTGTCGATGGTTTGATGAATGTGAGAGCCGGCACTAAAGTCGCTGAAAATGCGCCAACAGCGGATAAAGCTGCGCAGAAGTAA
- a CDS encoding TolC family protein, with protein sequence MRFKKVVLSLLLASCIAGVSHAQTTADSGKLNSNATLDELISFALQNKIELKQASIDKEIGEREIASALSGWFPQINATGSLAHAIQIPTNVINGAVIQMGQKNTSAFGIRADQALLSPALFQASRAAKFVRQQNDQNIESTRITTVVDVSKAYYDILTSEESINIINENIVRLERQYTEANARYETGLVDKTDFKRALISLNNTKAELKTAKEMRNYKYDYLKMLLGLNPKEALTLSFENQAMESNILLDTTEILNYANRVEFRQTETLKSIQQLNTQYQKWQFLPQLGAYGMYNANFFNNQFSNLYSTNFPSSSVGLSLTLPIFTGTKRIQEIRKSELQEERIAWDLQNLENQISTEYSAAMAGYRSNMNEWRNSKGNMELSEDVYNTIKLQYDAGVKTYLELMTAEADLKTSQLNYLNALYAVLSSKLDIQKALGTVEITK encoded by the coding sequence ATGAGATTCAAAAAAGTTGTTTTATCTCTCCTTCTCGCGTCCTGCATCGCGGGAGTATCCCATGCTCAAACGACAGCGGATAGTGGAAAACTCAATAGCAACGCAACGTTAGACGAACTTATCAGCTTCGCCTTACAAAACAAAATCGAGCTGAAGCAGGCCAGTATCGATAAAGAAATTGGAGAGCGGGAAATTGCCTCGGCACTTTCCGGATGGTTTCCACAAATCAATGCTACAGGATCATTGGCGCACGCCATACAGATACCGACAAATGTTATCAACGGCGCAGTTATACAGATGGGGCAGAAAAATACCAGCGCCTTTGGTATACGCGCCGATCAGGCTTTGTTGAGCCCTGCTCTTTTCCAAGCGTCTCGCGCGGCAAAATTCGTGCGTCAGCAAAACGACCAAAACATCGAAAGCACAAGGATTACGACGGTAGTTGATGTTAGCAAAGCTTATTACGACATCTTAACCTCCGAAGAATCTATCAATATCATTAATGAAAATATAGTTCGTTTGGAGCGGCAGTACACGGAAGCAAACGCGCGCTACGAGACCGGCTTAGTTGATAAAACGGACTTCAAACGTGCGCTGATATCACTCAACAATACGAAAGCAGAGTTGAAAACAGCTAAGGAGATGCGTAACTATAAGTACGATTATTTAAAAATGCTGTTGGGATTAAATCCAAAAGAAGCGTTGACTCTCTCTTTTGAAAACCAAGCTATGGAGAGCAACATACTATTGGATACGACCGAAATATTGAACTACGCTAACCGCGTGGAATTTCGGCAGACCGAAACATTAAAGAGTATACAGCAATTGAACACGCAATACCAAAAGTGGCAATTTTTACCACAACTGGGTGCTTACGGAATGTACAATGCCAACTTTTTCAACAATCAGTTTAGTAACCTTTATTCGACCAATTTCCCTAGCTCATCAGTAGGGTTATCGTTGACCTTACCTATATTTACAGGTACTAAACGCATACAGGAAATACGGAAATCCGAATTACAGGAAGAGCGCATAGCTTGGGATCTTCAAAACTTAGAGAACCAAATAAGTACAGAATATTCTGCGGCCATGGCGGGTTATCGCTCAAATATGAACGAATGGCGTAATTCCAAAGGAAATATGGAGCTTTCCGAAGATGTTTACAACACTATCAAGCTTCAATATGACGCTGGTGTGAAAACCTATCTGGAATTGATGACGGCTGAAGCCGATCTAAAGACGAGTCAACTAAATTACCTGAATGCGCTATATGCTGTTTTATCAAGTAAATTGGATATTCAGAAAGCCTTGGGCACAGTTGAGATTACAAAATAA
- a CDS encoding TetR/AcrR family transcriptional regulator yields the protein MNVQLLNKKEAIFESTLTLINENGFHGTPMSQIASHANVATGTIYHYFASKDELITELFAHCRVKTNEHIFNVEESLSYKEKFFYIWNRLVDYYLANKKVFWFVEQFYSSPYYELIQQKKNPSYYGADRMRMFFEEGINAGIIRNVSFPTLISLYIGAATSHVKMVTYGFCKAQKQGREDLIEIIWNGVKNQ from the coding sequence ATGAACGTTCAATTGCTAAATAAAAAAGAAGCAATTTTCGAAAGTACCCTAACCCTCATCAACGAGAATGGCTTTCATGGGACTCCAATGAGTCAAATTGCTTCGCACGCCAATGTGGCGACTGGTACAATTTACCATTACTTTGCGTCGAAAGACGAGCTGATAACCGAGCTTTTTGCTCATTGTCGGGTAAAAACCAATGAACACATCTTTAATGTAGAAGAGAGCCTCTCGTACAAGGAGAAATTTTTTTACATCTGGAACCGTTTGGTGGATTACTACCTTGCCAATAAAAAAGTATTCTGGTTTGTAGAACAATTTTATTCTTCTCCATATTATGAACTCATACAGCAAAAGAAAAACCCGAGCTATTATGGGGCCGATCGTATGCGTATGTTTTTTGAAGAAGGAATAAATGCGGGGATTATAAGAAATGTGAGTTTTCCTACCTTGATATCGCTCTATATCGGTGCAGCAACCTCACATGTAAAAATGGTGACCTATGGATTTTGCAAAGCGCAGAAACAAGGTCGCGAAGATCTAATTGAAATTATTTGGAATGGTGTTAAAAATCAATAA
- a CDS encoding c-type cytochrome, with product MTLLGIALFIGILTRACQPNVSIETAQYAVNGQKLYTTHCENCHGAKGEGLGKLYPPLTDSSYLSQHRDQLASIVKFGIKEPLEIHGQRYEEQMPGVPQLSDIEIAYILTYVTTRFGKNTERYTLEEVQKSLKARK from the coding sequence TTGACGCTTTTAGGAATTGCCTTATTCATCGGCATACTGACCCGCGCTTGCCAACCAAACGTTAGCATTGAAACGGCTCAATATGCCGTGAACGGTCAAAAACTGTATACAACCCATTGCGAAAACTGCCATGGTGCAAAGGGCGAAGGATTAGGAAAGTTATATCCTCCGCTGACAGACAGCAGTTATTTAAGTCAGCACAGAGATCAACTCGCCAGCATTGTTAAGTTTGGGATAAAAGAGCCGTTAGAAATACATGGGCAAAGGTACGAAGAACAAATGCCGGGCGTCCCACAACTGAGTGATATCGAAATAGCTTACATTCTAACCTACGTGACAACGCGGTTTGGCAAAAATACGGAACGCTACACGCTAGAGGAAGTTCAAAAGAGTTTAAAGGCTCGTAAATAA
- a CDS encoding SCO family protein, protein MKRSYYPFLPFLAWGILLFSCTSQTDKKLPIIGERETQERVVDGKTIIDTIYPKIPAFSFLNQDSVMISEKTFDNQIYVANFFFTHCPSICPTMQRNLLKVYDKYKGDKRIAFLSHSIDFKYDSPSVLKSYANKLGVDNDQWQFVTGSKKDIYGIANNYLVYTKEDASVPGGYDHQGYLVLIDQHKHIRGAYDGTNDEQVAQLFTDLEILFNEKP, encoded by the coding sequence ATGAAAAGAAGTTATTATCCGTTTCTACCTTTCTTAGCTTGGGGAATACTGCTTTTTTCTTGCACGAGTCAAACGGACAAAAAGCTCCCGATTATCGGAGAAAGAGAAACACAGGAACGTGTTGTGGATGGAAAAACGATTATCGACACGATATATCCCAAAATTCCTGCTTTCAGCTTTTTAAACCAAGATAGTGTAATGATCAGCGAGAAAACATTTGACAACCAAATCTATGTTGCGAATTTCTTTTTCACACATTGCCCAAGTATCTGTCCAACAATGCAGCGCAATCTATTGAAGGTGTATGACAAATACAAAGGTGATAAGCGCATTGCCTTTCTATCGCATAGCATCGATTTCAAATATGATTCGCCGAGTGTACTCAAGTCTTATGCGAATAAGCTAGGTGTCGATAACGACCAGTGGCAATTTGTTACGGGAAGTAAAAAGGACATCTATGGTATTGCAAATAACTATTTGGTGTATACCAAAGAGGATGCTTCGGTACCGGGCGGCTACGACCACCAAGGATACCTCGTTTTGATTGACCAGCATAAGCATATACGAGGTGCATATGACGGTACAAATGACGAACAGGTAGCGCAGCTTTTTACAGATTTGGAAATATTGTTCAACGAGAAACCCTAA
- a CDS encoding transposase, with translation MKTITLSMATVGLLTMASCQNIKEEKNDPKVISQQAIEVHDEIMPQISSFDKHSILIDSLLDNLAGMQNSNNALDTAATRRDLTQLKSDLESATDKMMVWMKEYQPDSADATYQKAEVERISNLRTEFETVSKSAEKVLTPFNK, from the coding sequence ATGAAAACTATAACGCTAAGCATGGCCACCGTAGGTCTGCTGACCATGGCAAGCTGCCAAAACATCAAAGAGGAGAAGAACGACCCGAAGGTTATCTCGCAACAGGCGATTGAAGTTCATGATGAAATCATGCCACAGATATCCTCCTTTGATAAACACAGCATCTTAATCGATTCGTTGCTTGACAACCTTGCCGGCATGCAGAACAGCAATAATGCTTTAGACACGGCGGCGACGCGACGCGATCTAACACAACTGAAATCTGATCTGGAGTCTGCAACAGATAAAATGATGGTTTGGATGAAGGAATATCAGCCGGATAGTGCCGACGCTACTTATCAAAAGGCAGAGGTTGAGCGCATCAGCAACCTAAGGACCGAATTTGAAACAGTGAGTAAAAGTGCAGAAAAGGTGTTGACTCCTTTTAATAAGTAA
- a CDS encoding DUF4442 domain-containing protein: protein MQLSPKALKWVLRFYPPFFFQRIWVKKIYPDFRQLDLKIQKSVLNRNSNGTIFGGTIFASVDPIHTLLLDQIFRRKGIKKTVTWLKAAKIEYLKPGRKSLHFSIRISEEDIDKALKAVKENGKVVQEFEILIYDVDGLLCARSTNEIYIRDLSAPRSSATSSKKLQT from the coding sequence ATGCAGCTGTCTCCAAAAGCGTTAAAATGGGTATTACGTTTTTATCCACCGTTCTTTTTCCAAAGAATTTGGGTAAAAAAAATATATCCCGACTTTCGACAGCTTGACCTGAAGATACAGAAGAGCGTACTTAATAGAAACAGTAATGGAACAATTTTCGGCGGCACCATATTCGCTTCGGTAGATCCTATACATACCCTACTTTTGGATCAGATCTTTAGACGCAAAGGCATAAAAAAAACGGTTACATGGCTGAAAGCCGCGAAAATAGAATACCTAAAACCAGGACGAAAAAGCCTGCATTTTTCGATTCGCATAAGCGAAGAAGATATAGATAAAGCACTTAAAGCGGTCAAAGAAAACGGCAAAGTCGTTCAAGAATTCGAAATTTTAATCTATGATGTAGACGGATTGCTCTGCGCCCGTTCAACCAATGAAATATACATTCGCGATTTGTCGGCGCCACGCTCGTCGGCAACATCTTCGAAAAAACTGCAAACATAA
- a CDS encoding MFS transporter, protein MEQSANSRKVWLLVVVASLGYFVDIYDLIIFSIVRVQSFRDIGIADEQMRSEGEFVLNMQMAGLLIGGVIWGIIADKYGRLKVLFGSILLYSLANIYNGFVQDVNTYAWVRFIAGIGLAGELGAGITLVSETMAKGKRGYGTMIVAAVGVLGAILAYYVSEWFDWRTAYFVGGGMGVCLLLLRVGTFESGLFRQQEHTTVAKGNIAMLFAKKERFLRYVYCLCIGLPIWFVVGVLVTQAPEIGKALSAEVPLSAGKGVMFTYLGISLGDVFAGLVAQWLKSRKKAVFVCQVMILLFSIWYLSSTGISETKFLWLAFLMGLGVGYWATFVTIAAEQFGTNLRATVATTAPNFVRGALIPSTLLYGWLVSQFGILHAAIAVTVLLSGIAIFALSKLKESFNKDLDYMEE, encoded by the coding sequence ATGGAACAATCTGCTAATTCGCGAAAAGTATGGCTTTTGGTCGTGGTTGCCTCATTAGGCTACTTCGTGGATATCTACGATTTGATTATTTTTTCGATTGTGCGGGTGCAATCATTTCGGGATATTGGCATAGCCGATGAGCAGATGCGCAGCGAGGGCGAGTTTGTGTTAAATATGCAGATGGCTGGCTTACTTATCGGAGGCGTCATCTGGGGGATAATAGCGGATAAGTATGGTCGGCTTAAGGTTCTTTTCGGATCCATCTTGCTATACTCGTTGGCCAATATCTACAATGGTTTTGTACAAGATGTAAATACCTACGCATGGGTACGCTTCATAGCTGGAATTGGCCTTGCTGGAGAACTGGGGGCGGGCATCACCTTGGTTAGCGAAACGATGGCGAAAGGAAAACGCGGATATGGAACGATGATCGTCGCTGCCGTAGGTGTATTGGGGGCGATATTGGCCTACTATGTATCAGAATGGTTCGACTGGCGTACGGCCTATTTTGTTGGCGGGGGCATGGGGGTATGTTTACTGTTATTGCGCGTGGGCACCTTTGAGTCTGGACTATTTAGGCAGCAAGAGCATACAACGGTGGCCAAAGGAAATATCGCTATGCTATTTGCTAAAAAAGAGCGATTCTTACGGTATGTGTATTGTTTGTGTATTGGTCTGCCCATCTGGTTTGTCGTAGGGGTATTGGTGACGCAGGCTCCCGAGATTGGTAAAGCATTGTCTGCCGAGGTGCCGCTTAGTGCCGGAAAGGGCGTTATGTTTACCTATTTGGGTATTTCGTTGGGTGATGTATTTGCTGGTCTAGTAGCCCAATGGTTGAAGTCCCGAAAAAAAGCCGTATTTGTCTGTCAGGTGATGATCCTTCTTTTTTCCATTTGGTATTTATCCAGCACGGGAATCTCTGAAACGAAATTCCTTTGGTTGGCTTTTTTGATGGGACTTGGTGTCGGGTATTGGGCGACGTTCGTCACTATTGCTGCTGAACAATTTGGTACCAATTTGCGAGCCACTGTGGCAACCACAGCCCCCAATTTTGTCCGTGGGGCACTTATTCCTTCTACACTACTTTATGGTTGGTTAGTTTCCCAATTCGGAATTCTGCACGCCGCGATAGCCGTGACGGTCTTGTTGTCGGGGATTGCGATCTTTGCCCTGAGCAAATTGAAGGAAAGTTTTAACAAGGATTTAGATTATATGGAAGAATAG
- a CDS encoding uridine kinase family protein — MNKPYVIGIAGSSGSGKTFFLRSFLNHFLSEQVTLISQDDYYIPANTKTQEENRLYNFDLPTAINRTAFFHDIKQLFDGQVVHREEYTFNNPNLKPKMLEIKPAPILIVEGLFIFHYEEVNNLLDFRIFLDAEESVALERRLRRDLIERGYDHDDVMYKWENHVVPSYQEYLLPFKPICDLVIINNTDDPKIIDDAANKISVDLKEKKSDITII; from the coding sequence ATGAACAAACCTTACGTAATTGGTATCGCGGGAAGCAGTGGGTCGGGAAAAACGTTTTTTCTACGCAGTTTTCTGAACCATTTTTTGTCCGAACAAGTGACCTTGATATCCCAAGACGATTACTATATACCGGCAAATACTAAAACTCAAGAAGAAAATAGGCTCTATAACTTCGACCTACCTACGGCGATCAACAGAACTGCTTTCTTTCATGACATCAAACAACTTTTTGATGGACAAGTGGTGCATAGGGAGGAGTATACCTTCAACAATCCTAATTTAAAACCGAAAATGCTGGAAATAAAACCTGCTCCTATCCTTATTGTGGAAGGTCTTTTTATTTTCCATTATGAAGAGGTAAACAATCTATTGGATTTCCGTATCTTCTTGGACGCGGAGGAATCTGTTGCACTGGAACGCCGGCTGCGTCGAGATCTTATTGAAAGAGGCTATGACCACGATGATGTAATGTATAAATGGGAGAACCATGTGGTTCCTTCCTACCAAGAATATCTATTACCTTTCAAGCCTATCTGCGATTTGGTAATCATCAACAACACCGATGATCCGAAGATCATTGACGATGCTGCAAACAAGATCTCTGTTGACCTGAAAGAAAAAAAATCGGACATCACTATTATTTAA